One Solanum pennellii chromosome 10, SPENNV200 genomic region harbors:
- the LOC107002574 gene encoding E3 ubiquitin-protein ligase RNFT1, which produces MRMEASGANSDAQRGISSTSNNIGSNSRRHGVQLSAANLFRSPLSTLLEYSGILRTRSSHTESDSLINSQFQPRVDDAGTSPASPGGSGEVSIRIIGAGEQEHDRVGNVVPSPAVGGTLREGDGENDVFGRTISRSASAASVGALESQSSDRGAGDGVTQQVNGNTETGTTDGAGVNNRESSYQRYDIQQAARWIEQIIPFSLLLLIVFIRQHLQGFFVTILIAAVMFKSNDIVKKQTALKGERKISILIGICILFSSYLFGFYWWYRNDDLLSPLLMLPPKAIPPFWHAIFMIMVNDTLVRQAAMVFKCFLLMYYKNSRGRNYRRQGQLLTLVEYLLLLYRALLPAPVWYRFFLNKEYGSLFSSLMTGLYLTFKLTSVVEKVQSFFTALKALSRKEIHYGVYATSEQVNAVGDLCAICQEKMHTPILLRCKHIFCEDCVSEWFERERTCPLCRSLVKPADLKSFGDGSTSLFFQLF; this is translated from the exons ATGCGGATGGAAGCGTCCGGTGCAAATTCGGACGCTCAGAGAGGTATTTCATCAACGAGTAATAATATTGGTAGTAATTCTAGAAGGCATGGAGTACAATTATCGGCTGCCAATTTATTTCGTTCTCCGTTATCGACGTTGTTGGAATATTCTGGAATTTTAAGGACAAGATCAAGTCATACAGAATCGGATAGTTTGATAAATAGTCAATTTCAGCCTCGTGTGGATGATGCTGGGACATCTCCAGCTTCTCCGGGTGGCTCTGGGGAAGTTTCAATTAGGATTATTGGTGCCGGTGAGCAGGAACATGATAGAGTTGGGAATGTAGTGCCATCACCAGCTGTTGGTGGAACTCTGAGGGAAGGGGATGGAGAAAATGATGTTTTTGGGAGGACGATTTCGAGGTCGGCGTCTGCAGCTTCAGTTGGAGCATTGGAGAGTCAATCGAGTGATAGAGGGGCGGGAGATGGAGTTACTCAACAGGTGAATGGAAACACGGAGACAGGGACTACGGATGGTGCTGGTGTTAATAATAGGGAGTCTTCTTACCAAAGATATGATATACAGCAAGCTGCCAGGTGGATTGAGCAAATTATTCCGTTCTCTTTGCTTTTGTTGATTGTTTTCATTCGGCAACATTTGCAAG GTTTTTTTGTTACAATTTTGATTGCTGCTGTCATGTTCAAGTCAAATGATATTGTTAAGAAGCAGACTGCACTTAAG GGTGAGAGGAAAATCTCTATTCTGATCGGCATATGTATTCTGTTCAGCAGTTATTTATTTGGGTTTTATTGGTGGTACCGAAATGATGATCTTTTGTCTCCGTTGTTGATGCTTCCACCAAAGGCCATACCTCCTTTTTGGCATGCCATCTTCATGATCATGGTGAACG ATACTTTGGTCCGCCAGGCGGCAATGGTTTTCAAATGTTTTCTTCTGATGTATTACAAGAATAGCAGGGGCCGGAACTACCGTAGGCAG GGTCAATTGTTAACTTTGGTTGAGTATCTTTTACTGCTGTATCGTGCTTTGCTGCCAGCTCCAGTTTGGTATCGTTTCTTTTTGAACAAGGAGTACGGAAGCCTCTTTTCATCATTAATGACCGGGCTGTATCTAACTTTCAAGCTCACTTCTGTTGTCGAGAAG GTCCAATCCTTCTTCACAGCTTTAAAGGCGTTGTCACGTAAGGAGATTCATTATGGAGTATATGCGACTTCTGAACAG GTCAATGCTGTTGGGGATCTCTGTGCTATTTGCCAGGAGAAAATGCATACACCAATCTTACTACGTTGTAAACATATATTCTGTGAAGACTGTGTGTCTGAATG GTTCGAGAGGGAAAGGACGTGCCCTCTGTGCAGGTCTTTAGTAAAACCTGCCGACCTAAAATCATTTGGTGACGGTTCAACTAGTCTCTTTTTCCAGTTATTCTGA
- the LOC107002642 gene encoding uncharacterized protein LOC107002642 produces the protein MMRLLGSLTMLHLIMWLFWLPRLGSSQLTEISTGAARALDALLQDYAYRAFDSPRIRTGVIYDGNVPSNLTGIKVSGLRLRSGSLRNRGFAMYKEFDIPVGVVEQPFVERLVLVYQNLGNFSSTYYNLSGYMYLAPVLGLLAYDASNLAATNLPELDINASGQPISIRFSDVKPLPIGSSPKCVSIDLQGSLNFSNVLSDNTCTTFQQGHFSIVTESIAPAPSPPTESPTIHHNGKKNKSKVWIIVGSIVGGLLLMFLLGLLIVCASKYKQKKKMQQMERATEVGESLQMTKVGSTKAPAATVTRTQPTLETEYRP, from the coding sequence atgatgagacttcttggaaGTCTCACGATGCTTCACCTTATAATGTGGCTGTTTTGGTTGCCGCGATTAGGTAGCTCTCAGTTAACTGAGATTTCTACGGGGGCTGCGCGAGCACTAGATGCACTCCTCCAGGATTATGCTTATCGTGCATTTGATAGCCCGAGAATTAGAACAGGTGTTATCTATGATGGAAATGTCCCCTCCAATTTGACAGGGATTAAGGTGTCTGGATTGAGGCTTAGGAGTGGGAGCTTAAGGAATCGAGGATTTGCAATGTATAAAGAGTTCGATATACCTGTTGGTGTTGTTGAACAGCCTTTTGTTGAGAGGCTTGTTCTGGTCTACCAAAATTTAGGCAATTTTTCTTCAACCTATTACAACTTATCTGGCTACATGTACTTAGCTCCTGTATTGGGTCTTCTTGCTTATGATGCATCAAACTTGGCCGCAACTAACTTGCCTGAGTTGGATATCAACGCATCCGGTCAGCCCATTTCTATAAGATTTTCAGATGTCAAGCCATTGCCTATCGGATCATCTCCAAAGTGCGTTTCAATTGACTTACAAGGGTCTCTGAATTTCAGCAATGTTTTGTCGGATAACACATGCACAACCTTTCAACAAGGACATTTCTCTATTGTGACCGAGTCAATTGCTCCTGCTCCATCTCCTCCAACAGAGTCGCCCACAATTCATCATAACGGAAAGAAGAACAAGTCGAAAGTGTGGATAATTGTTGGTTCGATAGTAGGAGGACTATTATTGATGTTTCTTTTAGGTCTTTTGATAGTGTGTGCAAGCAAGTACaaacagaagaagaaaatgCAACAAATGGAGAGGGCTACAGAGGTTGGAGAATCATTACAAATGACGAAAGTCGGAAGCACAAAAGCACCGGCTGCTACGGTAACACGAACACAACCTACACTAGAAACTGAGTACAGACCCTAA